The Faecalibacter sp. LW9 genome has a segment encoding these proteins:
- a CDS encoding adenine phosphoribosyltransferase, producing the protein MSTLRERIDQTIANVADFPQPGIQYKDITPLFLDAKLSNAIVDAFVEEAKGKIDAVCGIESRGFLYGIQIAQKLGVPFILVRKAGKLPPPTVSQSYDLEYGQATIEVNETYIKEGMRVLVHDDVLATGGTAEACAKLVEKCGGKVTQFSFIVNLEFLNGVEKLNSFTNDIVSLTTY; encoded by the coding sequence ATGTCAACTCTAAGAGAGCGTATAGACCAAACCATTGCGAATGTAGCTGACTTTCCTCAGCCAGGAATTCAATATAAAGATATTACGCCTTTGTTTTTGGATGCAAAATTATCCAACGCCATTGTCGATGCTTTTGTGGAAGAAGCAAAAGGTAAAATTGATGCCGTATGTGGTATAGAAAGTAGAGGTTTTCTGTATGGAATTCAAATTGCACAAAAATTAGGGGTTCCTTTTATTTTAGTACGTAAAGCAGGGAAATTACCTCCTCCAACAGTTTCTCAATCATATGATTTAGAATATGGGCAAGCAACTATCGAAGTAAATGAGACGTATATTAAGGAAGGTATGCGTGTGTTAGTTCATGATGATGTGTTAGCCACAGGAGGTACAGCAGAAGCATGTGCTAAATTGGTAGAAAAATGTGGTGGTAAAGTCACACAATTTTCTTTTATCGTTAATTTAGAATTTTTAAATGGTGTAGAGAAGTTAAATTCATTTACAAATGATATTGTTTCTTTGACAACCTATTAA